One genomic region from Planktothrix serta PCC 8927 encodes:
- a CDS encoding family 10 glycosylhydrolase encodes MVQRRSQTFFQQILLGTLASTILQLSIPLTSLSQANVTLGVIRDTEQLAEWNSIEQRLKASRIPYQTIDLNNIKTVADLQGIRVLFLPNTTVIKTEQAKVLQDWAKQGGQVIASGPVGERSTPLVRQLLRSILGSYWAFPLNVPAKPQIAKNRCRSRDTLCPTLTTWGPIQQNSNAVEGGVLIPTTLESYTAGIWEASGSSPAVITTQKATYLGWRWGSQSSTEVDIAWLQAAVSRHGLGATSTIPVASSPVVPPPAPVTRLVPTSPPPPPVATRPNPKPPPPVATRPNPKPEPPVATRPNPTNLPQPITPTLQQAATVPASRPVAPPIVPQVPPSAPRTTTPPPVPTRTATRTLPNTPAIPNSFIDPSEQTAPAGLVVQPGNEPIEELTAIAMRQELVDLLGRFENALIASNSGNVPINLQVASTQLMAGSGGSLTSSIFKQSDQMMTKARQVIKDFPQLVAQQNWAEARRQWLEIRQQLWQHYPTEGERLGAEIRAVWLDRGTIVKAGGEAGLAQVFDRLAAAGINTVYFETLNAGYPIYPSRVAPQQNPLIRGWNPLESAVKLAHERGIELHAWIWVFAVGNDRHNEILGQPSSFLSPVIQAHPDWVNINNYGELRNSRDRKVYLDPANREARAYILRLINEITAYNVDGLQLDYIRYPFQDPSGNYTYGYGRAGREQFQQLTGVDPVNITPKNHQLWNQWLQFKTNQVTSFVAEVSQFLKQQKPNVILSVAVFSHPEQERILKIQQQWEVWAKQGYVDLIVPMTYAMDTNRLQRITQPLTQQQRLGSALISPAIKLLNLPEIVAIDQLQSLRDLPTGGYSIFAVETIGNNLQNYFRRTQNSSAKTQPPIPYRQPFASAQARYLALKREWSFLLANEQLWIRDGELKALSTQAEDLAQTLKQLEDNPSPQTLGIAQQKLATFQKQFQISMRLQALERPYQVSSWGNRLASIEMLLRYGERRIKN; translated from the coding sequence ATGGTTCAACGGCGATCGCAAACGTTTTTCCAACAGATTCTTCTGGGAACCCTTGCCAGTACAATTTTACAGTTATCGATTCCCCTAACCTCCCTCAGCCAAGCCAACGTGACGTTAGGGGTAATTCGTGATACCGAACAACTCGCCGAATGGAATAGCATTGAACAACGCTTAAAAGCCAGTCGAATTCCCTATCAAACTATCGATTTAAACAATATTAAAACCGTTGCTGATCTGCAAGGAATTCGAGTTTTATTCCTACCCAATACAACCGTTATTAAAACCGAACAAGCCAAAGTTCTACAAGATTGGGCTAAACAAGGGGGACAGGTGATTGCGAGTGGCCCGGTGGGAGAACGGTCTACCCCGTTAGTTCGTCAACTGTTGCGATCGATTTTAGGTTCCTATTGGGCCTTTCCCCTCAACGTTCCCGCTAAACCCCAAATTGCTAAAAATCGCTGTCGCAGTCGAGATACCCTTTGCCCGACCCTCACCACTTGGGGGCCAATTCAACAAAATTCTAACGCTGTTGAAGGAGGGGTTTTGATTCCCACCACCTTAGAAAGTTATACCGCAGGCATTTGGGAAGCCAGTGGCAGTTCTCCGGCCGTCATTACCACCCAAAAAGCGACCTATTTAGGCTGGCGTTGGGGAAGTCAATCCTCAACGGAGGTTGATATTGCTTGGTTACAAGCCGCCGTCAGTCGTCATGGTTTAGGTGCAACCTCGACTATTCCCGTCGCTAGTTCTCCCGTTGTCCCGCCACCCGCACCTGTTACCCGTCTGGTTCCCACTTCCCCACCACCGCCACCAGTAGCCACCCGTCCTAACCCCAAACCACCGCCACCAGTAGCCACCCGTCCCAACCCCAAACCGGAGCCACCAGTAGCCACCCGTCCCAACCCCACAAACCTGCCCCAACCAATCACACCAACGCTACAGCAAGCAGCGACTGTCCCGGCGTCCCGTCCCGTCGCACCCCCAATAGTTCCCCAAGTACCCCCTTCGGCCCCTCGTACAACCACACCGCCCCCTGTCCCAACGAGAACGGCGACTCGGACGTTACCGAATACTCCCGCCATTCCCAATAGTTTTATTGATCCTTCTGAACAAACAGCCCCGGCGGGGTTAGTTGTACAGCCCGGAAATGAACCGATTGAGGAATTAACGGCGATCGCAATGCGTCAGGAATTAGTCGATTTATTAGGACGTTTTGAGAATGCTTTAATTGCCTCTAATTCAGGTAATGTTCCGATTAATTTACAGGTAGCTTCTACTCAATTAATGGCAGGATCTGGAGGAAGTTTAACCAGTTCTATTTTCAAACAATCAGATCAAATGATGACGAAAGCTCGACAAGTGATTAAGGATTTTCCTCAATTAGTCGCGCAGCAAAATTGGGCAGAAGCTCGTCGGCAATGGTTAGAAATTCGTCAACAATTATGGCAACATTATCCCACAGAAGGAGAACGATTAGGAGCAGAAATTCGGGCGGTTTGGTTAGACCGAGGAACGATTGTTAAAGCTGGCGGTGAAGCCGGACTAGCACAAGTCTTTGATCGGTTAGCGGCGGCGGGAATTAATACGGTTTATTTTGAAACTTTGAATGCAGGTTATCCCATTTATCCTAGTCGTGTTGCTCCTCAACAAAACCCCTTAATTCGAGGATGGAACCCCTTAGAATCGGCGGTGAAATTAGCCCATGAACGGGGGATAGAATTACACGCTTGGATTTGGGTATTTGCGGTAGGAAATGACCGTCATAATGAAATTTTAGGACAACCCAGTAGTTTTTTAAGTCCGGTAATTCAAGCCCATCCTGATTGGGTGAATATTAATAATTATGGCGAGTTAAGAAATAGCCGCGATCGCAAAGTTTATCTCGATCCAGCGAACCGAGAAGCCAGAGCCTATATTCTGCGTTTAATTAATGAAATTACAGCCTATAATGTGGATGGGTTACAGTTAGATTATATTCGCTATCCCTTCCAAGACCCAAGCGGAAATTACACCTATGGATATGGGAGAGCCGGACGGGAACAATTTCAACAATTAACAGGAGTTGACCCCGTTAATATTACGCCGAAAAATCATCAATTATGGAATCAATGGTTACAATTTAAAACCAATCAAGTCACATCCTTTGTCGCGGAAGTTTCACAATTTTTAAAGCAACAAAAACCGAATGTAATTTTATCCGTTGCGGTGTTTTCCCATCCTGAACAGGAAAGGATTTTGAAAATTCAACAACAGTGGGAAGTTTGGGCAAAACAAGGCTATGTCGATTTAATTGTTCCCATGACTTATGCGATGGATACCAATCGTTTACAACGAATTACTCAGCCTTTAACCCAGCAACAACGGTTAGGTTCGGCGTTAATTAGTCCGGCGATTAAATTATTGAATCTTCCTGAAATTGTAGCAATTGATCAATTACAATCCTTACGGGATTTACCCACCGGAGGTTATTCAATTTTTGCCGTTGAAACCATTGGTAATAATTTACAAAACTATTTTCGCCGGACTCAAAATTCTTCTGCAAAAACTCAACCTCCAATTCCCTATCGACAGCCTTTTGCATCGGCTCAGGCTCGCTATTTAGCGTTAAAACGAGAGTGGAGTTTTCTGTTAGCCAATGAGCAGCTTTGGATTCGAGATGGGGAACTAAAAGCCTTAAGTACCCAAGCGGAAGATTTAGCACAAACTTTAAAACAATTAGAGGATAATCCCTCTCCTCAAACTTTAGGAATAGCTCAACAAAAGTTAGCAACCTTTCAAAAACAATTCCAAATTTCTATGCGTTTACAAGCCTTAGAACGTCCCTATCAAGTTTCGAGTTGGGGAAATCGTTTGGCGAGTATTGAGATGTTATTGCGTTATGGAGAAAGAAGAATTAAAAATTAA
- a CDS encoding AAA-like domain-containing protein: MLKKEPLQIFNELPEKRKELFLLTCQGKTDAEIAEAMEIDTKTVRKQRSILGVDFDTPTNHNERRPNLKKDLLKIGEQLGLVPSDFYIEHPPTESKCYQEILNLGALIRIKAPRKMGKTLLLNRLLNYAKQQNHKTVILNFEEVDSEILSQYKTLLQWFCSILCPYKQDLLIWLQHSKDPKYLLKGKRLKESELWQQDKNLASEYIDFINKSHKKEREKKILDIASVISFLMGISMMWISLSWRDTAQKLKYSVKVIELEQNRVGALQQFKSDRGEIKSLLSVMEATKGLKELSKNNPFDQQYLTVAPLFTLQQILDNIHEMNQFRSLKRLEFSPKKNNFLTVNKDGNLHFWNWSNQQLTRFQADPGLINDVTFSPDGKSLATAGNDGVIRLWSLSGQQSASFKAYQGTANRIIFSPNGKYLAALGEDSQDSIVRWWDLSGQKLGEFKGDKDQVVNLNFSYDSKRLVLDLSMENKGYIIDVSGKILTKVTWIPSDSEIESTGLNITPDHQYLYRSGAGSGVLIWDWSGQQIAKLKGYHISFSPDGKYIATADDDKAYLWDLSGKQLREFKGHKFGVWGLSFSPDGKLLATGGKDGITNVWSLSGKKLVELRGHQGTVTGVSFSPDGKYIATGGSDLTIRVWDLSGQELVELKGHQEDVTDLFFSHDNKNLLSYGNDDTARLWNLSGNFLKNINKNDIKKWDYKSNSSVKVELDNQEEGTVIIRDQFGEKKITLQDYDGEIVESTLSPDSQYIAITTRNGKVRIWNLSGQLLALWKVNFDPRNGITVKFSPDGRYLAIGGEDNKVVVWSVPQNLDELLERGCNWLSSFFANRPDERERLKICQDDR, from the coding sequence ATGCTGAAGAAAGAACCGTTACAAATATTTAATGAGTTACCAGAAAAGCGTAAAGAATTATTCCTGTTAACTTGTCAAGGAAAAACTGATGCTGAAATTGCTGAAGCTATGGAAATAGATACAAAGACGGTTAGAAAGCAAAGATCAATTTTAGGGGTTGACTTTGATACTCCTACAAATCATAACGAACGTCGCCCCAATCTAAAGAAAGATTTATTGAAAATTGGTGAACAGTTAGGTTTAGTACCATCTGATTTTTATATTGAACATCCTCCAACCGAATCAAAATGTTATCAAGAAATATTGAATTTAGGAGCTTTAATTCGGATAAAAGCACCTAGAAAAATGGGAAAAACATTATTATTAAATCGTTTACTAAATTATGCAAAACAGCAAAACCATAAAACGGTGATTCTCAACTTTGAAGAAGTAGATAGCGAAATATTAAGTCAATACAAAACTTTATTGCAGTGGTTTTGTTCAATATTATGTCCTTATAAGCAAGATCTATTAATTTGGTTACAACATAGTAAAGATCCTAAATATCTTCTAAAAGGCAAAAGATTAAAAGAATCAGAACTATGGCAACAGGATAAAAATTTAGCAAGCGAATATATAGATTTTATAAATAAAAGTCATAAAAAAGAGAGAGAAAAAAAGATTTTAGATATCGCTTCTGTAATTTCATTTCTAATGGGAATATCAATGATGTGGATTAGCTTGAGTTGGAGAGATACAGCACAAAAACTCAAATATTCAGTGAAAGTTATAGAATTGGAACAAAATAGGGTTGGTGCATTACAACAGTTTAAGTCGGATAGAGGAGAAATTAAATCTTTACTGTCAGTCATGGAAGCTACCAAAGGTTTGAAAGAACTATCAAAAAATAATCCTTTCGATCAACAATATTTAACCGTAGCTCCTTTATTTACATTACAGCAAATCCTAGACAATATTCATGAAATGAATCAATTTAGATCTCTAAAAAGGCTTGAGTTTAGTCCTAAAAAGAATAATTTTTTAACAGTGAATAAAGATGGAAATCTTCATTTTTGGAACTGGTCAAATCAACAGTTAACAAGGTTTCAAGCAGATCCAGGTCTTATCAATGATGTTACTTTTAGTCCCGATGGTAAATCTTTAGCAACAGCAGGAAATGATGGTGTAATTCGCCTTTGGAGCTTATCAGGCCAACAGTCAGCTTCTTTTAAAGCTTATCAAGGTACTGCTAACCGTATTATTTTCAGTCCTAATGGTAAATATTTAGCAGCCCTTGGAGAAGATAGCCAAGATAGCATAGTTCGCTGGTGGGATTTGTCAGGTCAAAAGTTAGGAGAGTTCAAGGGAGATAAGGATCAAGTCGTAAATTTAAACTTTAGTTATGATAGTAAACGTCTTGTTTTAGATTTGTCAATGGAAAATAAAGGATATATTATAGATGTATCCGGTAAAATATTAACCAAAGTTACTTGGATTCCTAGTGATAGTGAGATTGAATCTACAGGCTTGAATATTACCCCTGATCATCAGTATTTGTATAGATCTGGAGCAGGTTCAGGTGTTTTGATTTGGGATTGGTCAGGTCAGCAAATAGCAAAACTCAAAGGCTATCATATTAGCTTTAGTCCTGATGGGAAATACATTGCAACGGCTGATGATGATAAAGCCTATTTATGGGATTTATCAGGTAAACAATTAAGAGAATTTAAAGGGCATAAATTTGGAGTTTGGGGCTTGAGTTTTAGCCCGGATGGAAAACTTCTAGCTACAGGTGGAAAAGATGGTATTACTAATGTTTGGTCTTTGTCTGGGAAAAAGTTAGTTGAACTTAGAGGACATCAAGGAACTGTGACCGGAGTAAGTTTTAGCCCGGATGGGAAATACATTGCAACTGGGGGTTCAGATTTAACAATTCGTGTTTGGGATTTATCAGGTCAAGAGTTAGTAGAACTTAAAGGACATCAGGAAGATGTCACAGATTTATTCTTTAGTCACGACAATAAAAATCTTCTTTCCTATGGAAATGATGATACCGCTCGTCTATGGAATTTATCAGGTAATTTTTTGAAAAATATTAATAAAAATGATATCAAAAAATGGGATTATAAATCAAATTCTTCTGTTAAAGTCGAATTAGACAATCAAGAAGAGGGTACAGTCATTATTAGAGATCAATTCGGTGAAAAGAAAATTACACTTCAGGATTATGATGGAGAAATTGTGGAATCAACTCTTAGTCCAGATTCCCAGTATATTGCCATCACAACTCGAAATGGAAAAGTTAGGATTTGGAATTTATCAGGTCAATTACTAGCACTATGGAAAGTTAACTTTGATCCTAGGAATGGAATAACTGTAAAGTTTAGCCCTGATGGACGGTATCTAGCTATCGGTGGAGAAGATAATAAAGTTGTCGTTTGGTCTGTTCCTCAAAACTTAGATGAACTACTGGAAAGAGGTTGTAATTGGTTATCAAGTTTCTTTGCTAATCGTCCAGATGAGCGAGAGCGTTTAAAAATTTGTCAAGATGACAGATGA
- a CDS encoding phospholipase D-like domain-containing protein, with protein MFLPNNYDYSNLPSRKTPSLDLRSLSQLDTRLAHCQNCYAIHPSLQRNQQKQIFCPTCGIQYIVNSPESAKLIQAYFRDKNLYFNDNDFDIEQYKKLGAIAQCLNTDPNYPLITALFKAMNLAKKFIHFTSLGISHQFLGALKTVSQGIPVKGIVSLTSSQTYLLPELSDYTHESPNLEIKPMCETIFNWDRIPHQKLIVIDGLIAFKGSANLTLTAWRKAEKNLEEIEVITNMDEVIYLHNRYFSPVWADFSSDVKAIIIDHDNLENMAA; from the coding sequence ATGTTTCTACCCAATAACTACGATTATTCTAATTTACCTAGCCGTAAAACACCCTCTCTTGATTTGCGTAGCTTGTCACAACTTGACACCCGTTTAGCTCACTGTCAAAACTGCTATGCAATTCACCCCAGCTTACAACGAAACCAACAAAAACAAATTTTCTGCCCAACTTGTGGAATTCAATATATTGTCAATAGTCCTGAATCTGCAAAATTAATTCAAGCTTATTTCCGAGATAAAAATCTCTACTTTAATGATAATGACTTTGATATTGAGCAATATAAAAAATTAGGAGCGATCGCACAATGCCTTAATACTGACCCCAATTATCCCCTCATTACAGCTTTATTCAAAGCAATGAATCTGGCTAAAAAGTTTATCCATTTTACTAGCCTTGGGATTAGTCATCAATTTCTAGGCGCATTAAAAACAGTATCCCAAGGGATTCCAGTTAAAGGTATTGTTTCGCTAACCTCTAGTCAAACTTATCTATTACCCGAATTATCAGACTACACCCATGAAAGCCCAAATTTAGAGATTAAACCCATGTGTGAAACTATTTTTAACTGGGATAGGATTCCCCATCAAAAACTAATTGTTATCGATGGATTAATTGCCTTTAAAGGCAGTGCAAATCTGACCCTAACAGCTTGGCGAAAAGCCGAAAAAAATTTAGAAGAAATTGAAGTGATCACCAATATGGATGAAGTGATTTATCTCCATAATCGCTATTTTTCACCCGTTTGGGCTGATTTTAGTTCCGATGTAAAAGCCATTATTATTGATCACGATAACCTTGAGAATATGGCAGCTTAA
- the thrB gene encoding homoserine kinase, which produces MPNIVTVTVPATTANLGPGFDCIGAALTLYNTLQLSRLETSTNETLRIRVQGTEAAGVQTDESNLAYQAFVKVYQYLGQTPPPIQMEIDLGVPLARGLGSSATAIVGGLVGANALAGNPLSQIDILQLAVEMEGHPDNVVPALLGNCQLSVSRGENGPGWEICQIPWHSNIVPVLAIPDFELSTAEARRVLPQTYSRADAIFNTAHLGLLIRGLETGNPEWLRVALQDKIHQPYRKSLIQGFDGVRVAALKAGACELVISGAGPTLLALTDATSASGVAAAMTQAWQQAGVNPEVKVLQLDTQGAKIVNC; this is translated from the coding sequence ATGCCTAACATTGTTACTGTCACCGTTCCGGCAACCACTGCCAATTTAGGGCCAGGATTTGATTGTATTGGAGCCGCCCTCACCTTGTATAATACCCTGCAACTTTCCCGCCTAGAAACCTCCACAAATGAGACACTTCGGATTAGAGTTCAGGGTACAGAAGCCGCCGGAGTGCAAACGGATGAGAGTAACTTGGCTTATCAAGCTTTTGTCAAGGTTTATCAATATCTCGGTCAAACCCCTCCTCCTATTCAGATGGAGATTGATTTAGGGGTTCCTTTAGCACGGGGTTTAGGCAGTTCGGCGACGGCTATTGTCGGGGGACTGGTGGGGGCAAATGCCTTAGCGGGAAATCCTTTGAGTCAAATAGACATCCTGCAATTGGCCGTTGAAATGGAAGGACACCCGGACAATGTGGTTCCGGCATTATTAGGAAATTGTCAATTATCTGTATCCAGAGGCGAAAACGGCCCAGGTTGGGAAATTTGCCAAATTCCTTGGCATTCTAATATTGTGCCTGTTCTGGCTATTCCCGATTTTGAACTTTCAACCGCAGAAGCACGGCGGGTTTTACCCCAAACCTATAGTCGGGCGGATGCTATTTTTAATACAGCCCATTTGGGGCTATTAATTCGAGGTTTAGAAACCGGAAACCCTGAATGGTTGAGGGTTGCGCTCCAGGATAAAATTCATCAACCCTATCGGAAATCGTTAATTCAAGGGTTTGATGGGGTTCGTGTGGCGGCGTTAAAGGCGGGCGCCTGTGAATTAGTGATTAGTGGTGCAGGGCCAACGTTATTAGCGTTAACGGATGCAACATCGGCGTCTGGAGTAGCAGCCGCTATGACCCAAGCTTGGCAACAAGCAGGCGTCAACCCAGAGGTTAAAGTTCTGCAACTGGATACTCAAGGGGCAAAAATAGTTAACTGTTAA
- a CDS encoding DUF7219 family protein: protein MSERDDFLFPRGRYHGEFTPEKLVFNSNLQEFAQRVNYICGLETNGKVSSEEAYQQIKHLWKKLRSSKKSLGIGTSGDEPPENL, encoded by the coding sequence ATGTCAGAACGTGATGATTTCCTTTTTCCTCGTGGTCGCTACCACGGAGAATTTACGCCGGAGAAGCTGGTTTTCAATTCCAACTTGCAGGAATTTGCCCAGCGAGTCAACTATATTTGTGGACTAGAGACTAACGGGAAAGTAAGCTCCGAGGAAGCCTATCAACAAATCAAACATCTTTGGAAAAAATTACGCTCATCCAAAAAAAGCCTAGGAATTGGGACATCTGGGGATGAGCCCCCGGAAAATCTTTAA
- a CDS encoding heavy-metal-associated domain-containing protein translates to MTVEIKVPSMVCQACANTVTKAIKSLDDEADVQINLDTKMVNINGKPSETDIKEAIASVGHTVEG, encoded by the coding sequence ATGACTGTTGAAATCAAAGTTCCTTCTATGGTATGTCAAGCCTGCGCCAATACTGTTACTAAGGCGATAAAATCCTTGGATGATGAGGCGGATGTGCAGATTAATTTAGACACAAAAATGGTCAATATTAATGGTAAACCTTCGGAAACAGATATTAAAGAAGCGATCGCCTCCGTTGGTCATACCGTAGAGGGTTGA
- the aroF gene encoding 3-deoxy-7-phosphoheptulonate synthase, giving the protein MLDAKLVSKTHPEHQTVINISDTVTVGGQGLLIIGGPCAVESLEQMEQVARHLAHTSVQMLRGGVFKPRTSPYSFQGLALEGLHILKGISQRYNIPVVTEVMSIEQIEPVESYADMLQIGSRNMQNFELLKALGKAGKPILLKRGLAATIEEFVMAAEYILSHGNPNVILCERGIRSFDNFTRNVLDLGAVAALKQLTHLPVIVDPSHAVGKRELVEPLAKAAIACGADGLIIECHPEPEKSVSDARQALSLEDMAELVNHLRPVAVAVGREILQVESPVMALV; this is encoded by the coding sequence ATGTTAGACGCTAAACTGGTTTCTAAAACCCATCCTGAACATCAAACGGTGATTAATATTTCTGATACTGTGACTGTCGGGGGTCAAGGGTTATTAATCATTGGTGGCCCTTGTGCGGTGGAAAGTTTAGAACAAATGGAACAAGTCGCCCGCCATCTGGCTCATACTTCCGTACAAATGCTGCGAGGCGGTGTGTTCAAACCTCGGACTTCTCCTTATTCCTTCCAGGGTCTAGCTTTGGAAGGACTTCATATTTTAAAGGGTATTAGTCAACGCTATAATATTCCCGTTGTGACGGAGGTGATGTCTATTGAACAAATTGAACCTGTGGAGAGTTATGCGGATATGCTGCAAATTGGAAGCCGGAATATGCAGAATTTTGAATTATTAAAAGCGTTAGGAAAAGCGGGTAAACCAATTTTATTAAAACGGGGTTTAGCGGCAACTATAGAAGAATTTGTTATGGCTGCTGAATATATTTTAAGTCATGGCAACCCTAATGTAATTTTATGTGAACGGGGTATCCGTAGTTTCGATAATTTCACCCGCAATGTGTTAGATTTAGGGGCTGTTGCTGCTCTCAAACAGTTAACCCATTTACCTGTTATTGTTGATCCATCTCATGCAGTGGGAAAACGAGAATTAGTTGAACCTTTAGCCAAAGCTGCTATTGCTTGTGGGGCGGATGGATTAATTATTGAATGTCATCCTGAACCGGAAAAATCCGTTTCTGATGCTAGACAGGCTTTATCTTTAGAGGATATGGCGGAGTTGGTTAATCATTTACGTCCCGTTGCGGTGGCTGTCGGACGAGAGATTCTTCAGGTTGAATCTCCAGTGATGGCATTAGTATAA
- the def gene encoding peptide deformylase produces MTSQVLVEKKKLEKPPFEIHYLGDRALRAQAKRVSRIDDEIRKLVREMLQTMYSADGIGLAAPQVAVNKQVIVIDCEPDNAANPPLVLINPTIIKSSAEISPFQEGCLSIPGVYMDVTRPDVVEVSFKDENGRPRTLRATELLGRAIQHELDHLNGVLFVDRVENQLALNEELAKHKFSPKAVKPIK; encoded by the coding sequence ATGACATCACAAGTTTTAGTTGAAAAGAAAAAGTTAGAAAAACCGCCCTTTGAGATCCATTATTTAGGCGATCGCGCCTTAAGAGCCCAGGCTAAACGAGTTTCCCGAATTGATGATGAAATTCGCAAACTCGTGCGGGAGATGTTACAAACCATGTATAGTGCGGATGGTATTGGTTTAGCCGCGCCCCAAGTCGCCGTTAATAAACAGGTAATTGTCATTGACTGCGAACCCGATAACGCTGCTAACCCGCCATTAGTATTAATTAATCCCACGATTATTAAAAGCAGTGCTGAAATTTCACCCTTTCAAGAAGGCTGTTTAAGTATTCCGGGGGTGTATATGGATGTGACTCGCCCGGACGTGGTAGAAGTATCATTTAAAGATGAAAATGGCAGACCTCGAACCCTTCGCGCTACGGAATTATTAGGTCGCGCTATTCAACATGAACTAGATCATTTGAATGGGGTTTTATTTGTAGATCGAGTCGAGAATCAATTGGCATTAAATGAAGAGTTAGCCAAACATAAATTCTCACCCAAAGCTGTTAAACCCATTAAATAA